From a single Chitinophagaceae bacterium genomic region:
- a CDS encoding AMP-dependent synthetase, with the protein MSYENHVQFFLNWVEKTPDKIFLRQPFGDSWKETSWKEAFDQASAITASLQSKNIEKGSKIAVLSKNCMHWILADLAISMGGYVSTPFFPNLSKEEFRELINRSEASVLFIGKLDAPVWEQLKDEVPANITVICFPHYEGNAKVEIGFDWDQLVTENNSPAEIHKPEIDDLWTILFTSGTTGSPKGVMLNYKSPAALMDMELKNHSIGIFKGEEHIFFSYLPLNHIAERMIVEIACLLTGGVISFAESLESFAANLESVQPTSFMSVPRIYTKFQLAVLEKLGEKKFDLLMKIPIVNSILKKKLRQKFGLSRAHVILTGAAPTPQSLKNWYKKIGVDLREIYGMTENAGGCCAMPRGIDKADYVGKALTGVDIKTDEDGQILMKAPWLMTGYYKDEENTANTLVAGWLKTGDQGEVTADGYVKLTGRVSDTFKTSKGKFVTPGPLEWALAENTYIEQICVSGLGLDQPLALVLLSEMGKEVDQEQLEENLNKTIDTINEKNPKYLHISKMIVLDDEWSVDNGLLTPTMKIKRNAINKHYQDNFESWDKADKRIIFYKK; encoded by the coding sequence ATGAGTTACGAGAATCATGTTCAATTTTTTCTTAATTGGGTGGAAAAAACACCGGATAAAATATTTTTAAGACAACCTTTTGGAGATAGCTGGAAAGAAACGAGCTGGAAGGAAGCATTCGATCAGGCCTCAGCTATCACCGCCTCTTTACAGTCTAAGAATATTGAAAAAGGCAGTAAAATAGCTGTTTTGTCTAAAAACTGTATGCATTGGATTTTAGCTGACCTTGCAATTAGTATGGGGGGCTATGTTTCAACTCCATTTTTCCCAAATTTATCAAAAGAAGAATTCAGAGAACTCATCAACCGAAGTGAAGCAAGCGTTTTGTTTATCGGAAAATTAGATGCCCCGGTTTGGGAACAATTGAAAGACGAAGTTCCTGCAAATATCACCGTTATCTGTTTTCCGCATTATGAGGGGAATGCCAAAGTTGAAATAGGTTTTGATTGGGATCAGCTTGTAACTGAAAATAATTCCCCAGCGGAGATTCACAAACCGGAAATAGATGACTTATGGACGATTCTGTTTACAAGCGGGACAACCGGTTCTCCAAAAGGAGTAATGTTGAACTATAAATCTCCGGCAGCTTTGATGGATATGGAGTTAAAAAATCACAGCATTGGCATTTTTAAAGGTGAGGAGCATATTTTCTTTTCTTATTTGCCCCTAAATCATATTGCCGAGCGCATGATAGTAGAAATTGCGTGCTTATTGACGGGAGGCGTGATTTCCTTTGCAGAGTCACTGGAAAGTTTTGCAGCTAATCTTGAATCTGTTCAGCCTACGAGTTTTATGTCTGTTCCGAGAATTTACACCAAATTTCAACTGGCGGTATTAGAAAAATTAGGAGAAAAGAAGTTTGATTTACTCATGAAAATACCGATAGTAAATTCAATTTTAAAAAAGAAGTTGCGACAGAAATTCGGATTAAGCAGAGCTCATGTGATACTTACCGGAGCGGCTCCGACACCGCAATCTTTAAAAAACTGGTATAAAAAAATTGGGGTTGATCTCAGAGAGATTTACGGAATGACAGAAAATGCCGGTGGCTGCTGTGCAATGCCGAGAGGAATAGATAAAGCAGATTATGTGGGTAAAGCTTTGACGGGAGTAGATATTAAAACCGATGAAGACGGGCAGATTTTGATGAAAGCTCCCTGGCTGATGACCGGTTACTATAAAGATGAAGAAAATACAGCTAACACCTTAGTTGCCGGCTGGCTAAAAACCGGCGATCAGGGTGAGGTAACTGCAGATGGATATGTGAAATTAACAGGCAGAGTAAGTGACACTTTTAAAACCTCAAAAGGGAAATTTGTAACTCCCGGTCCTTTGGAATGGGCATTAGCGGAAAATACATACATTGAACAGATTTGCGTTTCCGGTTTAGGGCTTGATCAGCCTTTAGCTTTAGTCCTGCTTTCAGAAATGGGGAAAGAAGTAGATCAGGAACAACTGGAAGAAAATCTAAATAAAACCATCGACACCATAAATGAAAAAAATCCTAAGTATCTGCATATTAGTAAAATGATTGTTTTAGATGATGAGTGGTCTGTTGATAATGGATTGCTGACACCAACTATGAAAATCAAGAGGAATGCTATCAATAAGCATTATCAAGATAATTTTGAGAGCTGGGATAAAGCAGATAAAAGAATAATTTTTTATAAAAAATAA
- a CDS encoding SDR family oxidoreductase: MFKKDILKGKVALISGGGSGIGFSIAESLIEAGAEVIISGRKEEKLQKAEETLSKKGKCRYLLCDIRQPEQIETLANDIKAKEKKLDILVNNAGGQFPSLAKDISIKGWNAVVNNNLNGTFYMTQILANTFFIPQKEGRVINIIANIYRGFAGMAHTGAARAGVDNLTKTLAVEWSKYNITLNAIAPGIIESTGLQNYPKQLLEGLSETIPLKRLGKVEEVASLSVYLCTPLAAYITGETIYIDGGQRLWGDLFKP; the protein is encoded by the coding sequence ATGTTTAAAAAAGATATTTTAAAAGGTAAAGTTGCATTGATTTCAGGTGGAGGTAGCGGAATAGGTTTTTCGATAGCAGAATCATTAATAGAAGCCGGTGCTGAAGTAATTATCAGTGGCAGAAAGGAAGAAAAATTGCAAAAAGCGGAGGAAACGCTCTCCAAAAAAGGAAAATGCCGGTATCTGTTATGTGATATCCGTCAACCTGAACAGATTGAAACGCTGGCGAATGATATAAAAGCAAAGGAAAAAAAGCTCGATATTTTAGTAAATAATGCAGGTGGTCAATTCCCTTCTTTAGCAAAAGATATTTCTATTAAAGGCTGGAATGCAGTAGTAAATAATAATTTGAACGGGACTTTTTACATGACTCAAATATTGGCAAACACCTTTTTTATACCACAAAAAGAAGGGAGGGTCATTAACATAATTGCAAATATATACAGAGGTTTTGCCGGAATGGCACATACGGGTGCGGCCAGGGCAGGAGTTGATAATTTGACAAAAACACTTGCTGTTGAATGGAGTAAATACAATATCACATTAAACGCGATTGCTCCGGGGATAATTGAATCTACCGGTCTGCAAAATTATCCTAAACAATTACTGGAAGGTTTGTCTGAGACTATTCCTTTAAAACGACTGGGTAAAGTTGAAGAAGTAGCTTCGTTATCAGTATATTTATGTACTCCATTAGCAGCATATATTACAGGAGAAACTATTTACATTGACGGAGGGCAAAGACTATGGGGGGATTTATTTAAACCTTGA
- a CDS encoding 3-keto-5-aminohexanoate cleavage protein encodes MKKIVITAALTGVLANRSQCPYIPYTPEEIAEEGKRAVDAGASILHIHARQDNGMPAYDVETYRKIGEEVRKRCPEVIINYSTGAIGISKEERIQHVLALKPEMAALNMGSMNYAIYSKKQKSFYHDFVFQNSFSDIRFFLEKMKSVGTIPEMEVFDNGHIHNSAPLIDMELIPKPYVFSFVMGVLGGMPISTQNLLHQAASVPEGAHWQVIGIGRKQWQLIAAAITIDGHIRVGLEDNFYLPSGEMATSNGKLVESAAGLVRMLGREPATIEETRKLLNISKS; translated from the coding sequence ATGAAAAAAATAGTAATTACAGCAGCTTTAACCGGAGTATTGGCCAATCGCAGTCAATGTCCTTATATTCCGTACACTCCGGAAGAAATTGCAGAAGAAGGTAAAAGAGCGGTAGATGCCGGTGCCAGCATTTTGCATATACATGCCAGACAAGACAATGGTATGCCGGCTTATGATGTTGAAACATATAGAAAAATTGGGGAGGAGGTTCGAAAAAGGTGTCCGGAAGTGATTATTAACTATTCAACGGGAGCAATTGGAATTTCAAAAGAGGAGCGTATTCAACACGTATTGGCTTTAAAGCCGGAAATGGCAGCCCTGAATATGGGGTCTATGAATTATGCTATTTATTCCAAAAAGCAAAAGTCTTTTTATCACGATTTTGTATTTCAAAATTCCTTTAGTGATATTCGTTTTTTTCTTGAAAAAATGAAATCTGTTGGCACCATTCCTGAAATGGAAGTCTTTGATAACGGGCATATTCATAATTCTGCCCCGCTGATTGACATGGAATTGATACCCAAGCCTTATGTTTTTAGTTTTGTGATGGGCGTTTTAGGGGGAATGCCTATATCAACTCAAAACCTATTGCATCAGGCAGCAAGTGTACCGGAAGGGGCTCATTGGCAGGTAATTGGAATCGGCAGAAAACAGTGGCAATTAATAGCTGCAGCTATCACTATTGACGGCCATATCAGAGTAGGTTTGGAGGATAATTTTTACTTACCTTCCGGAGAAATGGCAACCTCAAACGGAAAGTTAGTTGAATCTGCTGCCGGTTTGGTTCGAATGTTAGGACGTGAACCGGCAACTATTGAGGAAACCAGAAAATTATTAAATATTAGTAAATCCTGA
- a CDS encoding acetyl-CoA carboxylase biotin carboxylase subunit → MTKKISRILVANRGEIACRIFKSCQKMGIETVAVFSDADRDALHVEKADLAVYLGESEASKSYLDMDKIIAAARKTKADAIHPGYGFLSENAEFAKKTEDAGFIFIGPNTNSIEKMGSKKLAKEIAEREKVPVIPGYNGKNQDIKTLVEEALKIGFPLLIKASAGGGGKGMRIVRDKHQLEDNLLQAKSESKSAFGNDTLIIEKYIEDARHIEIQILGDKHGNIIHLFERECTIQRRYQKIIEESPSPVLDETVREKMCSAALKLAKALKYDNAGTVEFVYSQGEFYFLEVNTRLQVEHPVTEAITDIDLIEWQIRIAQGDEIKVKQEELQQKGYAIECRIYAEDPLNNFMPSPGKISLWTQAENENIRYDAGVKSGEQISPFYDPLLCKIIAKGNTRMEAINTMIYSLKQTKCLGIKTNQLLLIKLLEDSQFQAGEYNTKFLDSYDIKEKVKASKETTALALITVSLKSAEETLRKRQLLKELPFSWRNNFYKPTSFQFTIDGEEHSVSIKKKDLYEIGIGKDCYQAELSKSSSKVIVDGIAYSYTLVEEKDEFFLHFAEFPQICVIKGERFPDVQKSESEGAYTAGMPATVVKVNVSKGEKIKKGQLLLIFSSMKMEQNLYAHIDGIVDEVNVKPGEQVDAGKEMLRITPLNKTEK, encoded by the coding sequence ATGACAAAAAAAATAAGCCGAATTTTAGTAGCCAACAGAGGAGAAATAGCCTGTCGCATTTTTAAAAGCTGTCAAAAAATGGGGATAGAGACTGTAGCCGTTTTTTCTGATGCTGACAGAGATGCATTGCATGTTGAAAAAGCTGATTTGGCGGTCTATTTAGGAGAAAGTGAAGCATCAAAATCCTATTTAGATATGGATAAAATCATTGCAGCTGCTCGAAAAACGAAGGCAGATGCCATTCATCCCGGTTATGGTTTTTTATCTGAAAATGCTGAATTTGCTAAAAAAACAGAAGATGCCGGTTTTATTTTTATAGGCCCAAATACCAACTCTATCGAGAAAATGGGATCTAAAAAATTAGCCAAGGAAATAGCTGAAAGAGAAAAAGTGCCTGTAATTCCCGGATATAACGGAAAAAATCAAGACATAAAAACACTGGTGGAGGAAGCATTGAAAATCGGATTTCCCCTATTAATTAAAGCTTCAGCAGGTGGAGGCGGGAAAGGTATGCGCATAGTCAGAGATAAGCATCAGCTGGAAGATAATTTATTGCAGGCAAAAAGTGAATCAAAAAGTGCATTTGGAAATGATACCTTAATCATTGAAAAGTACATCGAAGATGCCCGGCATATAGAAATTCAGATTCTTGGTGATAAACACGGAAATATTATTCATCTGTTTGAAAGAGAGTGTACCATACAAAGGAGGTATCAGAAGATAATAGAAGAAAGCCCTTCCCCGGTATTAGATGAGACTGTTCGGGAGAAAATGTGTTCAGCGGCATTGAAACTGGCCAAGGCTTTGAAATACGATAATGCCGGAACGGTAGAGTTTGTTTACAGTCAGGGAGAGTTTTATTTTTTAGAAGTAAATACCCGTCTTCAGGTCGAACATCCGGTGACAGAAGCTATAACAGATATTGATTTGATTGAATGGCAAATTCGGATTGCCCAGGGCGATGAAATTAAAGTAAAGCAAGAAGAATTGCAGCAAAAAGGCTATGCAATTGAATGCCGTATTTATGCGGAAGACCCTTTAAATAATTTCATGCCGTCACCGGGTAAAATTTCACTTTGGACACAGGCGGAAAATGAAAATATTCGCTATGATGCAGGGGTGAAATCCGGGGAGCAAATTTCTCCTTTCTACGATCCGCTTTTGTGCAAAATAATAGCAAAAGGTAATACCCGAATGGAAGCTATAAACACCATGATTTACAGCCTAAAACAAACCAAATGTTTGGGAATAAAAACGAATCAGCTTTTATTGATAAAATTACTTGAAGATTCGCAATTTCAGGCCGGGGAGTATAATACTAAGTTTTTGGATAGTTATGACATAAAGGAAAAAGTAAAAGCATCTAAAGAAACTACCGCTTTGGCTTTAATTACCGTTTCATTGAAATCAGCTGAAGAAACGCTCCGCAAAAGGCAGCTACTTAAAGAATTGCCGTTTTCCTGGAGAAACAACTTTTATAAGCCAACATCATTCCAATTTACGATTGATGGAGAAGAACATTCTGTCAGCATCAAAAAGAAAGATTTATATGAGATAGGAATCGGAAAGGATTGTTATCAGGCGGAATTATCTAAAAGTTCCTCTAAAGTCATAGTTGACGGTATCGCTTATTCATACACTTTGGTTGAAGAAAAAGATGAATTTTTTCTGCACTTTGCAGAATTTCCACAAATTTGTGTGATAAAAGGAGAGCGCTTTCCCGATGTTCAAAAATCTGAATCGGAGGGCGCTTACACTGCCGGGATGCCGGCGACAGTAGTCAAAGTGAATGTTTCCAAAGGAGAAAAAATAAAAAAAGGACAACTTTTACTCATTTTCAGTTCAATGAAAATGGAACAAAACCTTTATGCGCATATAGATGGCATTGTTGATGAGGTAAACGTAAAACCCGGCGAACAGGTAGATGCCGGAAAGGAAATGCTACGAATAACCCCTTTAAATAAAACTGAAAAATGA
- a CDS encoding acyl-CoA carboxylase subunit beta — MKTLKTKINTNSAEYLSNKEKMNSLVERLNDFKEKSLFQGKERHLEKAVKAEKLLARDRIDLCLDEGSPFMELLPFAGIKESTNDGGNTTVGGIGLIHNRLCMIISNVGTNKGGAINLATLNKSLRLGEIAFENELPVINLVESAGADLQEQAKIFNYGGAIFRDISRRSKAGIPSISIVFGSSTAGGAYVPGMSDYTIMVKDKAKVFLAGPPLVKMATNEVVDDESLGGGLMHSTKSGVSDYLAENERDAIRIAREIIEFLKPPNTNVAPEVNPLPPLYDSREINGIVSEDIKKSFDMREVLARTLDNSAFSEFKADYGPTLVCGWGEIHGYKVGIIANNGVLFSEAANKGAHFIQLCNRNNNPIIFLQNITGFMVGKNYEEGGIIKNGAKLINAVSNSEVPAITIIMGASFGAGNYAMSGRAYQPGFLFSYPNSKIAVMGSEQLTGVMEIIQKQAAERAGLEFDEKQASVLRKHLMSEVDKQSDAWYASSQLWDDGIIEPSETRNYLGFCLAVVNNKKISSDNKYGVFRM, encoded by the coding sequence ATGAAAACTCTGAAAACTAAGATAAATACAAATAGTGCTGAGTATCTTTCCAATAAGGAAAAGATGAATTCATTAGTGGAAAGGTTAAATGACTTTAAGGAGAAATCTTTATTTCAGGGGAAAGAGAGGCATTTAGAAAAAGCGGTTAAAGCAGAAAAGTTATTAGCTAGAGACAGAATAGATTTATGTCTGGACGAAGGCTCTCCTTTTATGGAGTTGCTGCCTTTTGCCGGGATAAAAGAAAGCACTAATGACGGTGGAAATACTACGGTTGGAGGCATTGGTTTGATTCACAACCGACTTTGTATGATTATTTCCAATGTTGGAACAAATAAGGGCGGAGCTATAAATTTAGCCACTTTAAACAAAAGTTTGCGTCTTGGTGAAATTGCTTTTGAAAATGAGTTGCCGGTGATTAATCTGGTTGAGTCAGCCGGTGCAGATTTGCAGGAACAGGCAAAGATTTTCAACTATGGCGGGGCAATTTTCAGGGACATAAGCAGGCGTTCAAAAGCAGGTATTCCAAGCATATCCATTGTTTTTGGAAGCAGTACCGCCGGTGGTGCCTATGTGCCTGGCATGAGTGATTACACCATTATGGTAAAAGATAAGGCAAAAGTTTTTTTGGCAGGTCCCCCTTTGGTAAAAATGGCGACGAATGAAGTGGTAGATGACGAATCTTTAGGTGGTGGACTTATGCATAGCACAAAATCCGGAGTGAGTGATTATCTGGCAGAAAATGAAAGGGATGCTATCAGAATTGCCAGAGAAATTATAGAATTTTTAAAACCACCGAATACGAACGTAGCTCCGGAAGTGAATCCCTTACCGCCTTTGTATGATAGCCGTGAAATTAATGGTATTGTTTCGGAAGATATAAAAAAGTCCTTTGACATGCGGGAGGTTTTAGCCAGAACACTCGATAATTCAGCATTTTCTGAGTTTAAAGCAGATTATGGACCCACTCTCGTTTGTGGTTGGGGCGAAATTCATGGATATAAAGTGGGAATAATAGCTAATAACGGTGTTTTGTTTTCTGAAGCAGCCAATAAAGGAGCACATTTTATACAGCTATGTAACAGAAATAATAACCCTATAATTTTTCTTCAGAATATCACCGGTTTTATGGTCGGAAAAAATTATGAAGAGGGAGGAATTATTAAAAATGGCGCCAAACTAATAAATGCTGTGTCGAATAGCGAAGTCCCGGCTATCACCATTATCATGGGAGCTTCCTTTGGTGCCGGTAATTATGCAATGTCCGGAAGAGCTTATCAACCCGGGTTTTTGTTTTCATATCCCAACTCAAAAATAGCCGTAATGGGCTCGGAACAGCTGACCGGAGTAATGGAAATTATTCAAAAGCAAGCCGCTGAGCGGGCCGGTTTGGAGTTTGATGAAAAACAAGCATCTGTATTGCGAAAACATCTGATGAGTGAAGTGGATAAACAGTCTGATGCTTGGTATGCCTCATCTCAATTGTGGGATGACGGAATAATTGAACCCTCAGAAACCCGAAATTATTTGGGGTTTTGTCTGGCAGTAGTAAATAATAAAAAGATAAGCAGTGATAATAAATATGGTGTTTTTAGAATGTAA
- a CDS encoding TetR/AcrR family transcriptional regulator, with amino-acid sequence MKNTKERIIDASVLLFNQKGISAVSLRDIADYIGISSGNLSYHYKNKNYIIDAIFEKMEKERNELLNAVEQHPSFENINLQALAIVRLSIRYRFFYLDTLDIIRENSKLGKLHRQYIERHIQYVNMLLNHAAYTGHLIETTNKNLYKKLSEMVWFTLQFWIQAGSIRGKKTIKPEEAVETMWQLILPYLTSKGKEKIPLNLKTIKLIQ; translated from the coding sequence ATGAAAAATACCAAAGAAAGAATAATTGATGCTTCTGTTTTGCTTTTTAATCAAAAAGGTATTTCTGCTGTGAGTTTAAGAGACATAGCTGATTATATTGGGATTAGCAGTGGAAATCTATCTTATCATTATAAAAACAAAAATTATATAATTGATGCGATATTTGAAAAGATGGAAAAAGAACGAAACGAATTGCTCAATGCGGTAGAACAGCATCCTTCTTTTGAAAACATTAACTTGCAGGCATTGGCAATAGTGAGGCTTTCAATCAGATATCGTTTTTTTTATCTTGATACGCTGGATATTATCCGCGAGAACTCAAAGCTCGGAAAGCTGCACAGGCAATATATTGAAAGACATATACAGTATGTAAACATGCTCTTGAATCATGCTGCATATACCGGTCACCTGATAGAAACAACCAATAAAAATCTATATAAAAAATTATCAGAGATGGTTTGGTTTACTTTACAATTTTGGATACAGGCAGGTTCTATAAGAGGAAAGAAAACGATAAAACCCGAGGAGGCCGTTGAAACTATGTGGCAACTGATTTTGCCATACCTGACGTCAAAGGGTAAAGAAAAAATTCCATTGAACCTGAAAACTATTAAACTAATTCAATGA
- a CDS encoding GMC family oxidoreductase produces MSKVYDYIIIGSGFGGSVSAMRLSEKGYSVAVLEKGKAFKSEDFPKSNWNLPKYFWFPRIRFFGFQKLSLFKEAFILSGVGVGGGSLVYANTLMQPENNFYKNPKWKHLNDWQEILPPFYEKAKFMLGATQNPRFYKADELLREVAVDMGREETFKSVDVGVYFSDDKEEKDPYFGGEGPLRSPCKECAACMVGCRYNAKNTLDKNYLFFAQKNGAQIFAETEVVKIEFLNNEYVIHTKSSTSFFSKTKIFKSKGLIVSAGVLGTLKLLFKQKQKFKTLPDISEKLGENLLTNSESICGVTNIPEKVNHGIAISSVFNADDDTHVEVVKFPDGSGAMKLLSTLAAGPGNSLVRTIKMMFNIITHPFTFLKALFGRNWAGKTIILLVMQSSENSMKMIYSNFKGMHMKNKGKHKVPAYIPKGQEVMYNYARKANGVPANALNEIVLNTSTTAHIMGGCPMGESALEGVVNNKFEVFNYKNMYVLDGSIIPCNLGVNPSLTITALSEYAMSLIPPKNV; encoded by the coding sequence ATGTCAAAGGTTTACGATTATATAATTATTGGTTCCGGTTTTGGCGGGAGTGTTTCTGCTATGCGATTGTCAGAAAAAGGATATTCGGTTGCTGTTTTGGAAAAAGGGAAAGCTTTTAAAAGTGAAGACTTTCCTAAGTCCAATTGGAATTTGCCGAAGTATTTTTGGTTTCCGCGTATTCGTTTTTTTGGCTTTCAAAAACTTTCTTTGTTTAAAGAGGCTTTTATTTTAAGTGGCGTCGGGGTGGGCGGAGGAAGTCTTGTGTATGCCAACACTTTAATGCAGCCGGAAAATAATTTCTATAAAAACCCAAAGTGGAAACACCTTAATGATTGGCAGGAAATTTTACCTCCCTTTTATGAAAAGGCGAAGTTTATGTTGGGAGCAACTCAAAATCCCCGTTTTTATAAAGCAGATGAGCTTCTAAGGGAAGTTGCCGTTGATATGGGTAGGGAAGAAACTTTCAAAAGTGTGGATGTAGGGGTTTACTTTTCTGATGATAAGGAGGAAAAAGATCCTTATTTCGGCGGGGAAGGTCCACTGAGATCCCCTTGCAAAGAATGCGCAGCCTGTATGGTGGGTTGCCGGTATAATGCAAAAAATACCCTCGATAAAAACTACCTTTTCTTTGCACAAAAAAATGGAGCTCAAATTTTTGCGGAAACAGAAGTTGTTAAAATTGAGTTTTTAAACAATGAGTATGTTATTCATACAAAAAGCAGTACTTCCTTTTTCTCAAAAACAAAGATTTTTAAATCTAAAGGCTTGATTGTTAGCGCAGGAGTTTTAGGAACTTTGAAATTGCTTTTTAAACAAAAACAAAAGTTTAAAACATTACCCGATATATCCGAAAAATTAGGAGAAAACCTGCTTACAAATTCAGAGAGTATTTGCGGAGTGACGAATATACCCGAAAAGGTAAACCACGGAATCGCTATTTCAAGTGTTTTTAATGCCGACGACGATACCCATGTGGAAGTAGTGAAATTTCCGGATGGCTCCGGAGCCATGAAGCTTTTATCTACTTTGGCAGCAGGTCCCGGAAATTCGCTTGTGCGGACGATTAAGATGATGTTTAACATTATCACCCATCCTTTTACTTTTCTAAAAGCTTTGTTTGGGAGAAACTGGGCCGGGAAAACCATTATTTTACTGGTCATGCAATCAAGCGAAAATTCTATGAAGATGATCTACAGTAACTTTAAAGGGATGCACATGAAAAATAAAGGCAAACACAAAGTACCGGCATATATTCCAAAAGGTCAGGAGGTCATGTATAATTATGCCCGCAAAGCAAATGGTGTTCCGGCTAATGCATTGAATGAAATAGTTTTAAATACCTCTACAACTGCCCACATAATGGGCGGATGTCCAATGGGAGAAAGCGCTTTGGAAGGAGTTGTCAATAATAAATTCGAAGTCTTTAACTATAAAAATATGTATGTTTTAGACGGCTCAATTATTCCATGCAACCTGGGAGTAAATCCCAGCCTTACTATTACCGCCTTAAGCGAATACGCAATGTCGCTGATTCCTCCAAAGAATGTTTAA
- a CDS encoding TIGR04255 family protein, translating to MAVKKLPNAPLHEVIFEAFWELDPSADGGKVLDSRFSFALGKFQEKIKEDFPEVVQLYPKDLPHQFLPYQTMYQFWKGKNQWPVLQIGPGIFAVNDTDKDYEWEKKYYPLVKTNLRKLSDAYQEINFISASLRYIDVVRVKDYGFTNWRDFILKHLNFSFENHFDSMGELVKLNFDQSFDLKEKGLLNLTISNGKNNKNEDILTWQTSVKVKNNMDEKALLHWLNSAHECTSDIFKRICKKDFYESFSK from the coding sequence ATGGCAGTAAAAAAATTACCCAATGCTCCTTTACATGAAGTGATTTTTGAAGCCTTTTGGGAGTTAGACCCTAGTGCTGATGGCGGAAAAGTATTGGATTCGAGATTCTCTTTTGCATTAGGCAAATTTCAAGAAAAGATAAAAGAAGATTTTCCTGAAGTTGTGCAACTCTATCCAAAAGATTTACCTCATCAGTTTTTGCCATATCAGACTATGTATCAGTTTTGGAAAGGCAAAAACCAATGGCCGGTATTACAAATTGGACCGGGTATTTTTGCAGTGAATGATACGGATAAAGATTATGAATGGGAGAAAAAGTATTACCCTCTTGTTAAAACAAATCTTCGCAAGCTTTCAGATGCATATCAGGAAATAAACTTTATTTCTGCATCTTTACGTTATATTGATGTTGTAAGAGTTAAAGATTATGGGTTTACTAACTGGAGAGATTTTATTCTAAAGCATTTGAATTTTAGTTTTGAAAATCATTTTGATTCAATGGGAGAACTTGTAAAACTAAATTTCGACCAGTCATTTGATTTGAAAGAAAAAGGTTTGTTGAATTTAACTATTTCAAATGGAAAAAATAACAAAAATGAAGACATTCTAACCTGGCAAACTTCCGTAAAGGTAAAAAACAATATGGATGAAAAAGCATTATTACATTGGCTGAATTCAGCACATGAATGCACGTCTGATATATTTAAAAGAATATGTAAAAAAGATTTTTATGAAAGCTTTAGTAAATAA